The following coding sequences are from one Scomber japonicus isolate fScoJap1 chromosome 3, fScoJap1.pri, whole genome shotgun sequence window:
- the b9d2 gene encoding B9 domain-containing protein 2 → MAELHIIGQIVGGSGFPQNSLFCKWGVHTGGAWRLLSGLKEGQTQVDNPQTGDMAYWSHPIDLHYATKGLQGWPKLHLQVWQQDSYGRCQLYGYGYCHIPSSPGHHRISCGTWRPLGSWQEQLAQIFVGGGPQLRSPELVYSGADRYRLNTEAMGTVELELGIIMRHFDKYGVES, encoded by the coding sequence ATGGCAGAGCTGCACATTATAGGTCAGATAGTCGGGGGCAGTGGTTTCCCGCAAAATAGCCTATTTTGCAAATGGGGAGTTCATACGGGAGGAGCATGGCGTCTCCTCTCTGGGTTGAAGGAGGGTCAGACCCAGGTGGATAACCCCCAAACAGGAGACATGGCGTACTGGAGTCACCCGATTGATCTTCACTACGCGACCAAGGGGCTCCAAGGCTGGCCAAAGCTCCACCTCCAAGTGTGGCAGCAAGACTCTTACGGGCGCTGCCAGCTGTACGGGTACGGGTACTGCCACATCCCGTCGAGTCCTGGACATCACCGCATTAGCTGCGGAACGTGGAGGCCTCTCGGCTCCTGGCAAGAGCAGCTGGCTCAAATCTTTGTCGGAGGAGGACCACAGCTCAGGAGTCCGGAGCTCGTTTACAGCGGAGCAGACAGATACAGACTCAACACCGAAGCTATGGGCACTGTGGAGCTGGAGCTGGGCATTATCATGAGACACTTTGACAAATATGGCGTCGAGAGTTAA